The following proteins come from a genomic window of Chryseobacterium glaciei:
- a CDS encoding DHA2 family efflux MFS transporter permease subunit: protein MEDSLVEYGARRVIITITAILCALLEIVDSTIVNVALNEMKGNLGSTLSEVGWVITAYAIGNVIVVPMTSWLSQQFGRRNYFAASIIIFTVFSFLCGNADNIWELVFFRLCQGIGGGALLVTSQTIITESYPIEKRSMAQAIYGLGVIIGPTLGPPLGGYIVDNFSWPYIFYINIPIGIAATLMTLQFIKSPKYAEKRKASDVDWLGIALLAITVGSLQYILERGHEEDWFASGWIVLFTVSAVLGFILFLWRELTFKYPIVELRVLKNSNLRIGTVMSFVLGFGLYGSTFIVPLYTQSILGWTALESGALMIPAALTTAFMMPIIGKLLSKGVKQQILVSLGLFTFFVYSFWGYKILTPDTGKDAFFWMLMVRGAGLGLLFIPITSLSLSTLKGQEIGQGAAFTGMMRQLGGSFGIAAITTFIANASQKYRVNLVSHLDSNDFDVQQRLAGLKASFMAKGMTPDAAMNAAYKMLDLTVTKQATVLSYMDVFLYLGIAFLVCIPFILLVKERKSKEKIDLSGVH, encoded by the coding sequence ATGGAAGATTCATTAGTAGAATATGGAGCCCGAAGAGTGATCATTACGATCACAGCTATTCTTTGTGCTTTGCTTGAAATTGTGGATTCCACGATTGTGAACGTTGCCCTGAACGAGATGAAAGGTAACCTGGGATCTACACTTTCTGAAGTTGGTTGGGTAATTACGGCGTATGCCATTGGTAACGTAATTGTGGTGCCGATGACGAGTTGGCTTTCTCAACAGTTCGGACGAAGAAATTACTTTGCAGCTTCTATTATCATATTTACTGTGTTCTCATTTTTATGCGGTAATGCAGATAATATTTGGGAGTTGGTATTCTTTAGATTATGTCAGGGAATTGGAGGTGGAGCCTTATTGGTAACCTCACAAACCATTATCACAGAATCTTATCCGATTGAAAAAAGAAGTATGGCTCAGGCTATTTATGGTTTGGGAGTAATTATTGGTCCAACATTAGGTCCGCCATTAGGAGGTTATATTGTTGATAATTTCAGTTGGCCATATATTTTCTATATTAATATTCCAATCGGGATTGCAGCAACTTTAATGACATTACAGTTTATAAAAAGTCCGAAATATGCTGAAAAACGTAAAGCTTCAGATGTAGATTGGTTAGGAATTGCTTTATTGGCCATTACCGTAGGTTCATTACAGTATATCTTAGAAAGAGGGCATGAAGAAGACTGGTTTGCAAGCGGATGGATTGTCCTATTTACCGTATCAGCAGTCTTAGGATTTATATTATTCCTCTGGCGAGAACTTACGTTCAAATATCCGATTGTAGAGCTGAGAGTTTTAAAAAACAGTAATTTAAGGATCGGAACGGTCATGTCCTTTGTATTAGGATTTGGTTTATATGGTTCAACATTTATTGTTCCTTTATATACTCAGAGTATCTTGGGATGGACGGCCTTAGAATCTGGAGCATTAATGATTCCGGCGGCGTTAACAACCGCTTTCATGATGCCAATTATTGGTAAGTTGCTTTCGAAAGGAGTAAAACAACAGATTTTAGTATCGTTAGGATTATTTACGTTCTTCGTTTATAGTTTCTGGGGATATAAAATTCTAACTCCGGATACCGGTAAAGACGCCTTCTTCTGGATGTTGATGGTAAGAGGAGCAGGATTAGGATTATTGTTTATTCCGATCACTTCTTTATCATTAAGTACTTTGAAAGGTCAGGAAATTGGACAAGGAGCAGCATTTACAGGGATGATGAGACAGCTGGGAGGATCTTTCGGGATCGCGGCCATTACCACATTTATTGCGAATGCTAGCCAGAAATACAGAGTTAATTTGGTTTCCCATTTAGATTCCAATGACTTTGATGTCCAGCAAAGATTAGCTGGATTAAAAGCAAGCTTCATGGCAAAAGGGATGACTCCCGATGCAGCAATGAATGCAGCATACAAAATGCTTGATCTTACGGTCACGAAACAGGCAACGGTGTTGTCTTATATGGACGTTTTCCTTTATTTAGGAATTGCTTTCCTGGTTTGTATTCCGTTTATCTTATTGGTTAAAGAGCGAAAAAGCAAAGAAAAAATAGATTTAAGTGGTGTACACTAA
- a CDS encoding TolC family protein, with product MKRINNSVLALSLFIGIANINAQEKKQLTLDEAVQLGIQNSKSLKIDAAKIEEATADLLEAKNKQLPELKVSGSYMYLPIKPTIDLKLSTGSGAGAESPTVHQVAYGSVNLSVPIYNGGRIKYGIQSAKYLVEASKLSTENDKIAIAYNVAQAYNNLFKANQSIKVLEENLTASQKRDDTFLKLENNGVIARNDRLKANLQTSNIELQLLEAKNNYNIANINMDLLLGLADNTEIEVDQNYIDEGSDVKAVDFYVNEARENRKDLQALAQQRKAAELGSKSAKAENLPSIAFTGGYVAADIPKFLTLYNAVNVGVGISYNLSNLWKENSSLRQSQAREKQLAANDELLNDNIKLDVNREYQNTDYSKKRIAVYEKAAEQANENYRITKNKYDNGLATMTELLDADAAQISSNVGVINAKADAALAYRKLLQTTGTLTIK from the coding sequence ATGAAGAGAATAAATAATTCAGTTCTTGCACTTTCTCTATTTATAGGAATTGCAAACATAAATGCTCAGGAGAAAAAACAACTCACCCTCGATGAAGCTGTGCAGTTGGGAATCCAAAATAGCAAGAGCCTAAAGATTGATGCAGCTAAAATTGAAGAAGCTACCGCAGATCTTTTGGAAGCAAAGAACAAACAACTTCCTGAATTGAAAGTTTCCGGAAGCTATATGTATCTTCCCATTAAACCAACAATTGATCTGAAACTTTCGACCGGATCAGGTGCTGGCGCAGAAAGCCCGACAGTACATCAGGTTGCCTATGGATCTGTGAATCTTAGTGTTCCGATTTACAACGGTGGAAGAATTAAATATGGTATTCAGTCTGCAAAATATTTGGTGGAAGCATCAAAATTAAGCACAGAAAATGATAAAATAGCGATTGCTTATAACGTTGCTCAGGCTTACAATAATTTATTTAAAGCGAACCAATCCATTAAAGTTTTAGAAGAAAATCTTACTGCTTCTCAAAAAAGAGATGATACTTTTCTTAAACTTGAAAATAATGGAGTTATCGCTAGAAACGATCGTTTAAAGGCAAATCTTCAGACTTCAAATATCGAATTGCAATTATTGGAAGCAAAAAACAACTATAATATTGCCAACATCAATATGGATTTGTTGTTAGGATTAGCTGATAATACAGAAATTGAAGTTGATCAAAATTATATCGACGAAGGTTCTGATGTAAAAGCAGTTGACTTTTATGTAAACGAAGCCAGAGAAAACCGTAAAGATTTACAGGCTTTAGCTCAACAAAGAAAAGCGGCTGAGTTGGGATCTAAATCTGCAAAAGCTGAAAATCTTCCATCAATTGCATTTACAGGAGGTTATGTAGCTGCGGATATTCCAAAATTCCTTACCCTTTACAATGCGGTAAACGTTGGAGTTGGGATCTCTTATAATTTATCAAATCTTTGGAAAGAAAATTCTTCATTAAGACAGTCTCAGGCAAGAGAAAAGCAGCTAGCTGCCAACGATGAATTATTAAATGACAATATTAAGCTTGACGTAAACAGAGAATATCAAAACACAGATTACTCTAAAAAGAGAATCGCAGTGTATGAAAAAGCTGCAGAACAGGCTAATGAAAATTACAGAATTACAAAAAATAAATATGACAACGGTTTGGCTACCATGACCGAATTGTTGGATGCAGATGCAGCACAGATTTCTTCAAATGTTGGAGTTATTAATGCAAAAGCAGATGCAGCATTGGCTTACAGAAAACTATTACAAACTACAGGAACTTTAACAATTAAATAA
- a CDS encoding TetR/AcrR family transcriptional regulator → MISKEENILFAAEKLFAEKGFEGTSTREIAKAANVNISMISYYFGSKEKLYEKLVEYRMSEGQFFSKDILERTDINEWEKIEKIIDQFAGRIRHQKCFYRIMQREQLHAENPQIVEFLKQTKMGFIAMYSKILESGLKKGVFTKNPPIYLLHATVSGTLFYASNGKEMYKEFLNDTEEESVFDEKYYMELNKHIKYILKDLLGYEENK, encoded by the coding sequence ATGATTTCAAAAGAAGAAAATATATTGTTCGCTGCCGAGAAGCTCTTTGCTGAGAAGGGTTTTGAGGGAACTTCCACCCGGGAGATCGCAAAAGCCGCGAATGTGAATATTTCTATGATATCTTACTATTTCGGTTCTAAAGAAAAACTGTATGAAAAATTAGTTGAATACAGAATGAGTGAAGGGCAATTCTTTTCCAAAGATATTTTAGAAAGAACCGACATCAATGAATGGGAAAAAATAGAAAAAATAATAGATCAGTTTGCAGGAAGAATAAGACATCAAAAATGTTTTTACCGAATCATGCAGAGAGAGCAGTTACATGCAGAGAATCCTCAGATCGTTGAGTTTCTTAAACAAACGAAAATGGGTTTTATTGCCATGTATTCAAAGATTTTAGAAAGTGGATTAAAAAAAGGTGTTTTTACAAAAAACCCTCCAATCTATTTGCTTCATGCAACGGTGAGTGGAACTTTATTTTATGCCTCAAATGGCAAGGAAATGTATAAAGAATTCTTAAACGATACGGAAGAAGAAAGCGTTTTTGATGAAAAATATTACATGGAGCTCAATAAACATATTAAATATATACTAAAAGACCTTTTAGGTTATGAAGAGAATAAATAA
- a CDS encoding ATP-binding protein, which produces MNWENIAGQENLKKLLKDSIAENRVSHAQLFIGKEGYGTLPMVLAYAKEILKGENEHAASKVEHLNHLDLHFSFPVFTDNRNSLSKNKFEEFREMIMASPYASYDDWAAFLESENKQLFISADEVDDQNQKFSLKSFEGGTKILIVWRADKMNIAASNKFLKFLEEPPAKTIILLTAEDINDILPTILSRTQVVEIPRINDNDIENYLKKNFSVSDEKVREIVHQAQGDLNDAIKLLNSENKSDEFEKLFVQWVRDAFMVKKKPEFLKSIILWAREIAGWNREKQKNFLNYCSEIFRLALLQNYQSESLVYKKIDANGFNWAGFSKFISGANIESILEEISTADLHLTRNGNPKIIWTDLGIKLSRYIHKST; this is translated from the coding sequence ATGAATTGGGAGAACATCGCCGGACAGGAAAATCTGAAAAAACTTCTTAAAGACAGTATCGCTGAAAACAGAGTGAGCCACGCCCAGCTTTTCATAGGAAAAGAAGGTTATGGAACACTTCCAATGGTTTTGGCGTATGCAAAAGAAATTTTAAAAGGTGAAAACGAGCACGCAGCATCAAAAGTGGAACATTTAAATCACCTTGATCTGCATTTCAGTTTCCCGGTTTTTACGGATAACAGAAACTCTTTAAGCAAAAATAAGTTTGAAGAATTCAGAGAGATGATCATGGCTTCACCATATGCAAGCTATGATGATTGGGCGGCTTTTCTGGAGTCTGAAAATAAGCAACTCTTTATTTCTGCAGATGAAGTTGATGATCAAAATCAAAAATTCTCTCTTAAAAGTTTTGAAGGCGGAACTAAAATTCTGATTGTTTGGAGAGCAGATAAAATGAATATTGCCGCTTCCAACAAGTTCCTGAAATTTTTAGAAGAACCACCGGCAAAAACAATTATTCTTCTTACAGCCGAAGATATTAATGATATTCTTCCGACAATTCTTTCCAGAACGCAGGTTGTGGAGATCCCAAGAATTAATGATAATGATATAGAAAACTATCTTAAAAAGAATTTTTCTGTATCTGATGAAAAGGTGAGAGAAATTGTTCACCAGGCTCAGGGAGATTTGAATGATGCCATCAAGCTTTTAAACTCAGAAAATAAAAGCGATGAGTTTGAAAAGTTGTTCGTTCAATGGGTTCGTGATGCATTTATGGTGAAAAAGAAACCTGAATTTCTTAAAAGTATCATTCTTTGGGCAAGAGAAATTGCAGGCTGGAACAGAGAAAAACAAAAGAACTTTTTAAATTATTGTTCAGAGATTTTCAGATTGGCCTTGCTTCAAAATTATCAGTCGGAAAGCCTTGTTTACAAAAAAATTGACGCCAACGGTTTTAACTGGGCAGGATTTTCAAAATTCATCAGCGGAGCCAATATCGAAAGTATTCTGGAAGAAATTTCAACAGCCGATTTACATTTAACCCGAAACGGAAATCCTAAAATAATCTGGACAGATTTAGGAATAAAATTATCAAGATATATTCATAAAAGCACATAA
- a CDS encoding HlyD family secretion protein, with protein MENNNTPVTEPKKKKSLVFPIILAVVVVVGGIYGYRTYSYGQLHEETDDAQIASNMSPVISKVSGYVTQIKVKDNQLVKKGDTLVILDNRDQKMALVQAEAALTTAKSNISNAQASTTATSKNIGSSQAAVTTANAQIEAAKVNVWKTNQDLKRYSVLVKDHSITEQQYEQALAAKQSADRQLQVLVDQRNQIAQQTGIASSQTAASSQQISVAGSVAKQREVDVENARLNLSYTIILASEDGYVGKVPIQAGQYLQAGSQLFSLVKNDQKWVVANFKETQVDKMVEGQKVKIEIDAFPDTEFDGVVSSFSPATGSTFSILPPDNASGNFVKVVQRLPVKIDFVKLDPNVAKRLRTGMNVKAEVSLK; from the coding sequence ATGGAAAATAATAATACACCAGTAACTGAACCTAAAAAGAAAAAGAGTTTAGTTTTCCCAATCATTTTAGCGGTTGTCGTAGTAGTGGGAGGGATCTACGGATACAGAACATATTCTTACGGACAGCTTCACGAAGAAACTGACGATGCTCAGATTGCTTCAAACATGAGCCCTGTAATTTCTAAAGTTTCAGGATATGTAACGCAGATAAAAGTAAAAGATAATCAGTTAGTTAAAAAAGGAGATACTTTGGTTATCCTTGATAACAGAGATCAAAAAATGGCTTTGGTACAGGCTGAAGCAGCTTTAACGACTGCAAAAAGCAATATTTCAAACGCTCAGGCAAGTACTACTGCAACATCTAAAAATATAGGAAGCTCACAAGCAGCTGTAACAACAGCAAATGCTCAAATCGAAGCTGCAAAAGTAAATGTTTGGAAAACAAATCAGGATTTAAAAAGATATTCTGTTTTGGTAAAAGACCACTCAATTACAGAACAACAATACGAGCAGGCTTTAGCTGCAAAACAATCTGCTGACAGACAATTACAGGTTTTAGTTGATCAGAGAAATCAAATTGCTCAACAAACGGGCATTGCTTCTTCTCAAACGGCTGCAAGTTCTCAACAGATCAGTGTTGCAGGTTCAGTGGCTAAACAAAGAGAAGTTGATGTAGAAAATGCAAGATTGAATCTTTCTTACACAATTATCCTTGCTTCAGAAGACGGATATGTAGGAAAAGTTCCAATTCAGGCAGGACAGTATTTACAGGCAGGATCTCAGTTATTTAGTTTAGTTAAAAATGACCAAAAATGGGTTGTGGCTAACTTTAAAGAAACTCAGGTTGATAAAATGGTAGAAGGTCAGAAAGTAAAAATCGAAATCGATGCTTTCCCAGACACCGAATTTGATGGAGTAGTAAGTTCATTCTCTCCGGCTACAGGTTCTACATTCTCTATTCTTCCTCCGGATAACGCGAGTGGTAACTTCGTGAAAGTTGTACAAAGACTTCCTGTGAAAATCGACTTTGTAAAACTAGATCCAAACGTTGCTAAAAGACTAAGAACAGGAATGAACGTGAAAGCCGAAGTTTCTTTGAAATAA
- the lptC gene encoding LPS export ABC transporter periplasmic protein LptC, whose protein sequence is MKFIKNISYKNIAYLFSCAIFFVLTSCEEDLTKSKGLQSKNFPSTIIHNAKIIQRDSGFISMKALAPIIEKYELIDSPYTVARKGINIEFFDKKKPKIPGRITAKYARIFEYKKFYEAKGDVRITTNEGQRFAMQSIFWDQKKQRIFTRDTVFVTMEDGSTLIGANGMTAKDDFSEYTFYKNSGNFSTKKLAESKK, encoded by the coding sequence ATGAAGTTTATAAAAAACATATCATATAAAAATATAGCATACCTTTTTAGTTGTGCTATATTTTTTGTTTTGACATCCTGTGAAGAAGATCTTACCAAATCCAAAGGTCTTCAAAGCAAAAATTTTCCTTCAACGATCATTCACAATGCTAAGATTATTCAAAGAGATTCCGGTTTTATAAGCATGAAAGCCCTCGCTCCTATCATTGAAAAATATGAATTGATAGACAGCCCGTATACTGTTGCTAGAAAAGGAATTAACATTGAATTTTTCGACAAGAAAAAACCTAAAATTCCCGGAAGAATTACTGCAAAATATGCCCGAATTTTTGAATATAAAAAGTTCTACGAAGCAAAAGGCGATGTAAGAATTACAACAAATGAAGGACAGAGATTTGCCATGCAAAGTATTTTTTGGGATCAAAAAAAACAAAGAATATTTACGCGTGATACCGTTTTTGTAACAATGGAAGACGGATCTACCCTTATCGGAGCCAATGGAATGACGGCAAAAGATGATTTTTCTGAATATACTTTCTATAAAAATTCTGGAAACTTTAGTACTAAAAAGTTAGCCGAATCTAAAAAATAA
- a CDS encoding anhydro-N-acetylmuramic acid kinase, with amino-acid sequence MILHAIGLMSGTSLDGLDICYATFEKKETWSFQIIKAETIPYPKIWEDKLRNSIQLSAEELLELHSEYGFYLGKLTQNFIQKFELKNIDLIASHGHTVFHQPQKKFTLQIGDGRAIKIETDLPVIYDFRSQDVLMGGNGAPLVPIGDELLFSQYNACLNLGGFSNISLKINDKRIAFDIAPVNIVLNKLVQKFNKSFDENGDLAKTGEINNELLLKLNSLDFYQQFHPKSLGIEWCNENIFSLFQNIETIDVLATFTEHVAQQISKVINENNLKNILFTGGGTYNIYLIEKIREKTTTEIIIPKKEIIDYKEALIFAFMGILRLNNEINVLASATGSSRDHSSGLIC; translated from the coding sequence ATGATCTTGCATGCAATAGGATTAATGTCTGGAACCAGCCTGGATGGCTTGGATATCTGCTATGCAACATTTGAAAAAAAGGAAACCTGGAGTTTTCAGATCATAAAGGCAGAAACAATTCCTTATCCTAAAATCTGGGAAGATAAACTCCGCAATTCGATTCAACTTTCGGCTGAAGAATTATTAGAATTACATTCAGAATACGGTTTTTATTTAGGAAAACTCACCCAAAATTTCATTCAAAAATTTGAATTAAAAAATATTGATCTGATTGCATCTCATGGTCATACGGTTTTTCATCAACCTCAAAAAAAATTCACTCTACAAATTGGAGACGGAAGAGCCATTAAAATAGAAACTGACTTACCTGTAATTTATGATTTCAGATCTCAAGACGTTTTGATGGGTGGAAATGGGGCGCCTTTAGTTCCGATTGGTGATGAATTGCTATTCTCTCAATATAATGCTTGCCTTAATTTAGGCGGTTTTTCTAATATTTCGTTAAAAATTAATGATAAAAGAATAGCTTTTGACATCGCTCCCGTTAATATTGTGTTGAATAAATTAGTTCAAAAATTCAATAAAAGCTTTGATGAAAATGGGGATTTGGCGAAAACAGGGGAAATTAATAACGAATTATTATTAAAACTTAATTCATTAGATTTCTACCAACAATTCCATCCAAAATCATTAGGAATTGAGTGGTGCAACGAAAATATTTTCTCTTTGTTTCAGAATATTGAAACGATTGATGTTTTAGCAACGTTCACAGAACATGTAGCTCAACAAATTTCTAAAGTTATTAATGAAAATAACTTGAAAAATATTCTTTTTACTGGCGGTGGAACTTATAATATTTATTTAATTGAAAAAATAAGAGAAAAAACCACAACTGAGATCATCATTCCGAAAAAAGAGATCATAGATTATAAAGAAGCGCTGATTTTTGCTTTTATGGGTATTTTAAGGCTCAATAATGAGATCAATGTGCTTGCTTCTGCAACAGGAAGTTCACGCGATCATTCCTCTGGTTTAATTTGTTAA
- a CDS encoding TQO small subunit DoxD, giving the protein MKNSTNQPTDMAGLYTLSIRMVIGWTYFSAFWRRLVLENKLDPEEAGYIGEKFNHFLPNALGIKPIIEYLVTHPEALHTSMVTFTIVEAVVGLFIILGLFTRLMSIGIFGLALGILLGSGWIGTTCLDEWQIGVLGIAGGFTLFLTGSGSYSLDQYFLKKNFNFTQKIGFKWLGSGTFPILNPKLFVLIGSLLIFGLTLYTNQYFHGGVWGTLHNKSVKPKVEISNISLNNSDLKFEVYRTEGVDVYGSFLIGIHILNEKGDILKALDQTELSNFSKENINNHYVAKVKNGKYSLIIPLGAKADLTISIDDLMTQKDEIHTLKLIDISGIEWTTRIK; this is encoded by the coding sequence ATGAAAAATAGTACCAATCAGCCTACTGATATGGCTGGTTTATATACGTTGTCGATCCGTATGGTTATCGGGTGGACTTACTTCTCAGCTTTTTGGCGCAGACTCGTTCTTGAAAACAAACTCGATCCTGAAGAAGCAGGATATATCGGAGAAAAATTCAATCATTTTTTACCCAACGCTTTAGGCATCAAACCAATTATCGAATATTTGGTGACTCATCCGGAAGCTCTGCATACTTCAATGGTGACTTTTACTATTGTTGAAGCGGTTGTGGGATTATTCATTATTTTAGGTCTATTCACCAGATTAATGAGTATCGGAATTTTCGGGCTGGCTTTGGGAATCTTATTAGGTTCAGGCTGGATAGGAACAACTTGTTTGGATGAATGGCAGATCGGTGTTTTAGGAATTGCGGGTGGATTCACCTTATTTCTAACAGGAAGTGGTTCTTATTCACTGGATCAATATTTTTTGAAGAAGAATTTTAATTTCACTCAGAAAATAGGGTTCAAATGGTTAGGTTCAGGGACATTTCCTATTTTGAATCCTAAGCTTTTTGTATTGATCGGATCACTCCTTATTTTTGGACTTACGCTTTATACCAATCAATATTTTCATGGTGGAGTTTGGGGAACTTTGCATAATAAATCGGTAAAACCCAAAGTCGAAATTTCAAATATTTCGCTAAATAATTCAGATTTAAAGTTTGAGGTTTACAGAACGGAAGGCGTAGATGTTTATGGCTCTTTCCTCATTGGAATTCATATTTTAAATGAAAAAGGAGATATTTTAAAAGCATTAGATCAGACCGAACTTTCAAATTTTTCAAAAGAAAATATTAACAATCATTATGTAGCGAAAGTGAAAAATGGTAAATATAGCTTGATTATTCCGCTTGGGGCGAAAGCTGATTTAACCATTAGTATCGATGATCTTATGACTCAAAAAGATGAGATTCATACGTTGAAATTAATTGATATTAGTGGGATTGAATGGACGACAAGAATTAAATGA
- the mdlD gene encoding NAD(P)-dependent benzaldehyde dehydrogenase MdlD: MNTELEQKIRGIFEKQKAFFKTNQTKDIEFRKTQLKKFRQVFLSHTDALCEALDIDLGKSRKEAEYVEIQIVVSELDYLLENVDEWAKPIPAESKPHSSGAEVTSKIIHEPYGVNYIIGPFNYPVQLTFSPLIGALIAGNTAILKPSENTPHVAKVLEDIVKESFDEAYVAVVQGAIEENTLLLSLPFDYIFFTGSPNVGKIVMKAAAEQLIPLTLELGGKSPTIIHKDADLDKAVARISYGKWINCGQTCVAPDYIYIHESVKDAFVEKFKAYLKTTYPDGSLGKIGKIVNQNQIKNLAGYLDAAPEKVIYGGSYDLETRHFEATLMDNVTWDDKVMQQEIFGPILPIMTYNDIEKALDEINNRPKPLALYIFTENQEFANDILNRTTSGDAEINSTIVHVGSHYLPFGGVGTSGMGKYHGKFSFENFSHTRSVLQVK; encoded by the coding sequence ATGAATACAGAACTGGAACAGAAAATAAGAGGAATATTTGAAAAGCAAAAGGCCTTCTTTAAAACCAATCAAACTAAAGATATTGAATTCAGAAAAACTCAACTAAAAAAATTCAGACAAGTATTTTTGAGTCATACTGATGCTCTTTGTGAAGCTTTAGATATAGATTTAGGAAAAAGTCGAAAAGAAGCTGAATATGTAGAAATCCAAATCGTTGTCAGCGAACTTGATTACCTTTTAGAAAATGTTGACGAATGGGCAAAACCAATTCCAGCAGAATCAAAACCGCATTCTTCGGGAGCTGAAGTGACGAGTAAAATAATTCACGAACCTTATGGTGTTAATTATATTATCGGCCCTTTCAACTACCCTGTTCAGTTGACTTTCAGTCCGCTAATCGGAGCTTTGATCGCAGGAAATACAGCTATCTTAAAACCTTCTGAAAATACACCTCACGTAGCAAAAGTTCTTGAAGATATTGTAAAAGAATCATTCGACGAAGCTTATGTAGCCGTCGTTCAGGGAGCGATTGAAGAAAATACTTTATTATTAAGCCTGCCGTTTGACTATATTTTCTTTACAGGAAGTCCAAATGTTGGAAAAATCGTCATGAAAGCTGCAGCTGAACAATTAATTCCTTTAACTCTTGAATTGGGAGGGAAATCTCCGACAATCATCCATAAAGATGCAGATCTTGACAAAGCCGTTGCAAGAATTTCTTACGGAAAATGGATCAATTGTGGACAAACTTGTGTGGCCCCAGATTATATTTATATTCATGAATCTGTGAAAGATGCTTTTGTTGAAAAATTTAAAGCTTATTTAAAAACAACTTATCCAGATGGATCATTAGGTAAAATCGGAAAAATTGTCAATCAGAATCAAATCAAAAATCTTGCGGGTTACCTTGATGCAGCTCCTGAAAAAGTAATTTATGGCGGAAGTTATGATCTTGAAACCCGTCATTTTGAAGCTACTTTAATGGATAATGTAACTTGGGATGATAAAGTGATGCAACAGGAAATTTTTGGTCCGATTCTTCCAATCATGACCTATAATGATATTGAGAAAGCTTTAGATGAAATAAATAATCGTCCGAAACCATTAGCCTTATATATTTTCACCGAAAATCAGGAATTTGCAAATGATATTCTGAACCGAACAACGAGTGGCGACGCAGAAATTAACAGTACAATTGTGCATGTTGGATCACATTATTTGCCTTTTGGTGGTGTCGGAACTTCCGGAATGGGAAAATATCATGGGAAATTCAGCTTTGAAAACTTTAGTCACACAAGATCTGTGCTTCAGGTGAAATAA
- a CDS encoding SDR family oxidoreductase, whose amino-acid sequence MQKTIFITGTSSGLGKTTAKLFQSKGWNVIATMRNPEAETELTQLENVTVLKLDVANPQELKETIDYVLENYKVDVALNNAGYGLVGPLEAFTDDQIKLQIETNLMGVIRITKAFTPYFRERKEGVLINITSSFGLIGFPTCSIYSATKFAVDGFSECMGYELAQFGIKVKVVAPGGIQTDFAGRSLDGAQHATYQKLMSKVQEGYSPEQVANYSTPEDIANVVYEAATDGKDQLRYVAGKDANTLYNERAEIGAEAQVQKIKSDFKF is encoded by the coding sequence ATGCAAAAAACAATTTTTATTACAGGAACCTCATCAGGCTTAGGAAAAACAACGGCAAAATTATTTCAGAGCAAAGGCTGGAATGTTATCGCAACCATGAGAAACCCTGAAGCCGAAACAGAACTTACCCAACTTGAAAACGTAACGGTTTTAAAACTTGATGTTGCCAATCCGCAAGAACTTAAAGAAACGATCGATTATGTTCTTGAAAATTATAAAGTAGATGTAGCCTTAAATAATGCTGGATACGGTTTGGTTGGACCTTTGGAAGCTTTTACGGATGATCAGATCAAATTGCAGATTGAAACCAATTTGATGGGAGTGATCCGTATTACAAAAGCTTTTACACCATATTTCAGGGAGAGAAAAGAGGGTGTTTTGATCAATATTACTTCAAGTTTTGGATTAATTGGTTTTCCGACATGCTCCATTTACAGCGCAACAAAATTTGCGGTTGACGGATTTTCAGAATGTATGGGTTACGAATTAGCCCAATTTGGAATTAAAGTAAAAGTAGTAGCTCCCGGAGGAATACAAACCGATTTTGCCGGACGTTCTCTGGATGGAGCCCAGCATGCCACTTATCAAAAATTAATGAGTAAAGTTCAGGAAGGATACAGCCCGGAGCAGGTTGCAAATTATTCAACACCGGAAGATATTGCCAATGTTGTTTATGAAGCAGCTACAGACGGAAAAGATCAGTTAAGATACGTTGCCGGAAAAGACGCCAATACTTTATATAACGAAAGAGCAGAGATCGGAGCCGAGGCTCAGGTACAGAAAATAAAATCGGATTTTAAGTTTTAA